A genomic region of Pseudomonadota bacterium contains the following coding sequences:
- the cas7u gene encoding type I-U CRISPR-associated protein Cas7, which translates to MTSKAAENTAPSLSEETTKLFDSWLAADGPVALRLRQKLLPVEADESGRGVIFPPTYADIGYNIDALADGTRVATIDTVGSQANRLEPIFKSTGKDAEGNDLNPLASLVPQVEIVLHKAGGKKTKEADTDGAAHIEKRSLLDLAHRSADAVVLASPTLAPEIAKAFEALRNKGNAAPLAAIAPTSLVFGVWDSRGGTGEKRPRLVRSIIRAWDVEVLHSAAQFNSVWKALSEEQQKELADEEKKKGKRELSAVGLKDAPSTFRKTDKIPQFVAGAPNPEARVLGGVLAKGAIERDVTINLVALRGIRGKDAAEMTEVQKYLLGLALLAATVDLELFLREGCLLRYADKADKWTAVPRRGEPGEADKVTLPKDLVAYATAAAAPFKAKWPDGLKKDGAPVLEHEFDIKKAKELLAKRKDDETPATPSA; encoded by the coding sequence ATGACATCGAAGGCCGCAGAAAATACCGCTCCGTCGCTGAGCGAGGAGACCACCAAGCTCTTCGATTCGTGGCTCGCCGCCGATGGGCCGGTCGCCCTCCGTCTGCGCCAGAAGCTCCTCCCCGTCGAGGCCGATGAGAGCGGTCGGGGCGTCATCTTCCCGCCGACCTATGCCGACATTGGCTACAACATCGATGCGCTCGCCGACGGCACGCGCGTCGCGACGATCGACACGGTCGGGTCCCAGGCGAACCGACTGGAGCCGATCTTCAAGTCGACTGGCAAAGACGCGGAGGGCAACGATCTGAACCCGCTCGCGAGCCTCGTCCCGCAGGTCGAGATCGTCCTGCACAAGGCTGGTGGCAAGAAGACGAAGGAGGCCGACACCGACGGCGCCGCGCACATCGAGAAGCGTTCGCTCCTCGATCTCGCGCACCGCAGCGCGGACGCCGTCGTGCTCGCGAGCCCGACGCTCGCCCCGGAGATCGCCAAGGCATTCGAGGCTCTGCGAAACAAGGGTAACGCGGCTCCGCTCGCAGCCATCGCGCCGACCTCGCTGGTTTTTGGTGTGTGGGATTCGCGTGGCGGTACCGGCGAAAAACGACCTCGCTTGGTTCGCTCGATCATCCGTGCCTGGGACGTCGAGGTCCTTCACAGCGCCGCGCAGTTCAACTCGGTGTGGAAGGCCCTGAGTGAGGAGCAGCAGAAGGAACTCGCTGACGAGGAGAAGAAGAAGGGGAAGCGGGAGCTGTCGGCGGTCGGCCTGAAGGACGCTCCATCCACCTTTCGAAAGACCGACAAGATCCCGCAGTTCGTCGCGGGGGCCCCGAACCCAGAGGCGCGCGTTCTCGGTGGTGTCCTCGCGAAGGGGGCTATCGAACGCGACGTCACGATCAACCTCGTCGCGCTCCGTGGCATCCGTGGCAAGGACGCCGCCGAGATGACCGAGGTTCAGAAGTACCTGTTGGGTCTCGCCCTTCTAGCGGCCACCGTCGACCTTGAGTTGTTCCTCCGCGAGGGATGCCTGCTCCGTTACGCGGACAAGGCGGACAAGTGGACGGCGGTACCCCGCCGCGGTGAGCCTGGTGAGGCAGACAAGGTGACGCTCCCGAAGGACCTCGTCGCCTATGCGACGGCGGCAGCCGCACCGTTCAAGGCGAAGTGGCCTGATGGGCTGAAGAAGGACGGCGCCCCCGTCCTCGAGCATGAGTTCGACATCAAGAAAGCAAAGGAGCTGCTCGCGAAGAGGAAGGACGACGAGACTCCGGCGACCCCTTCGGCATGA
- the cas3u gene encoding type I-U CRISPR-associated helicase/endonuclease Cas3: MASNEALAVVASTGDPQAVEWLRCALGLDAAQAPFPWQVELLRRFRQGEVVSSLDIPTGLGKTAVMAVWLVARVLGASLPRRLVYVVDRRAVVDQATEVAEALCAWVAKERGVAHALGLHERPLPISTLRGQHVDNRAWLEDPSSPAIVVGTVDMVGSRLLFSGYGVSSKMRPYHAGLLGADTLLVLDEAHSVPAFEDLLRQVENGADSFGPTDAALRALVPPFKLLSLSATGRQTTTAAPPLTLTDEDRRYEVVARRLNAKKTLNIVELAAPVDAPSAEDSKAADDASENDDASKKDKGPKLAAVLAHKAWELTARGSEKVRCLVFCNKREDATAVAAELRDLAKTATATIELLVGARRVFERTKVAVWLVEHGFVERTDGTRAVSQGPTFLVATSAGEVGVDMDADHMVCDLVAWERMVQRLGRVNRRGGDDRDAKVVVVVEGEPAPPTAKAREALAEKLAKRDAATQAFKERPALRAKLEQLEKADQPAAEAVRALREQVNELEANLAQVKNSKKAIPKGKMGASQRDAHKSEEERLGKAKKEAKENLKKAREEKERLKGAMANSLEPLKNALKKCDDQIKAFKDSDAKIVARHEAEVAKYRALRKLLDAVLADSGSLSPDALMKLRARQDLADFLRDATTIESLRPELTRPLVDAWSMTSLEEHPGRPDVDPWLRGFRPNDPPQTTILWRRHLPVRADEPFNAKAAKRFFEAAPPHTSEQLETETHLVIDWLIERADALRGANDEEAVLNSKHVVAIALGARGEVRGWRTLEQLAAAKSKGRKESKEAKKDREQASKQLEALLVGTTLIVDSRLGGLTDGLLDDKAKLADAADAVSTWLARPDAPDVPVTGFRIRAVGASEADDAAWRSTPGTGWVRRHLLVTSAMNGEPATALVVDGWAGDAATEEERGEADRPQQLDEHQSWAADCANTIGRRLGIEQACVDLLALAARLHDEGKRASQWQNAFKAPPDGRPYAKTKGPIDFDLLDEYRHEFGSLPYVEAHENFKQLSTDDRDFVLHLVAAHHGYARPVIGTRGRDLPPPAITDEWARAVALRFSRLSRRWGPWGLAWWEALLRSADQTASRRNQQAATAQKEQP; encoded by the coding sequence GTGGCGAGTAACGAAGCGCTCGCTGTTGTGGCGAGTACGGGCGACCCACAGGCGGTGGAATGGCTCCGGTGTGCGCTCGGCCTCGATGCAGCGCAAGCGCCGTTCCCATGGCAGGTCGAGCTGCTTCGACGCTTCCGCCAAGGCGAAGTCGTCTCGTCTCTCGATATCCCGACCGGTCTCGGAAAGACCGCCGTCATGGCCGTGTGGCTCGTCGCCCGAGTGCTCGGAGCCTCGCTGCCTCGACGACTCGTATACGTCGTCGATCGTCGCGCCGTTGTCGATCAAGCGACCGAGGTCGCCGAAGCACTCTGCGCGTGGGTGGCGAAAGAGCGAGGTGTCGCACACGCCCTCGGTCTTCATGAGCGCCCTCTGCCTATCTCGACGTTGCGTGGCCAGCACGTCGACAACCGCGCGTGGCTTGAGGATCCATCGTCGCCCGCGATCGTCGTCGGCACTGTCGACATGGTGGGCTCGCGGCTCCTCTTCTCGGGCTACGGCGTCTCCTCGAAGATGCGTCCCTACCATGCAGGGCTCCTCGGCGCGGACACGCTCCTCGTTCTCGACGAGGCCCACTCGGTCCCTGCGTTCGAGGATCTCCTCAGACAGGTCGAGAACGGAGCTGATTCTTTCGGCCCCACGGACGCTGCCCTTCGCGCGCTGGTGCCTCCGTTCAAGCTGCTATCGCTGTCAGCAACGGGACGCCAAACGACCACTGCCGCCCCACCGCTCACGCTTACCGATGAAGATAGGCGGTACGAAGTCGTCGCCAGGCGACTTAACGCGAAGAAGACGCTGAACATCGTGGAGCTTGCTGCCCCGGTGGACGCTCCTTCCGCCGAAGACAGCAAGGCGGCGGACGACGCGAGCGAGAACGACGACGCGAGCAAGAAGGACAAGGGACCCAAGCTCGCTGCCGTTCTCGCCCACAAGGCGTGGGAGCTGACGGCGCGAGGTTCGGAGAAGGTCCGGTGCCTTGTGTTCTGCAACAAGCGCGAGGACGCGACGGCGGTTGCCGCCGAGCTGCGCGATCTAGCGAAGACGGCGACGGCGACGATCGAACTTTTGGTGGGCGCGCGTCGCGTGTTCGAGCGCACCAAGGTGGCCGTGTGGTTGGTCGAACACGGCTTCGTAGAGCGAACTGACGGTACACGTGCCGTCTCCCAGGGGCCGACGTTTCTCGTCGCGACTAGCGCAGGTGAGGTCGGCGTGGACATGGACGCCGACCACATGGTCTGCGACCTCGTCGCGTGGGAGCGGATGGTGCAACGCCTCGGTCGAGTGAACCGGCGTGGTGGTGACGATCGCGATGCGAAAGTTGTCGTTGTCGTCGAAGGCGAGCCCGCACCGCCGACCGCGAAGGCAAGAGAGGCGCTCGCTGAAAAACTGGCGAAGCGCGATGCGGCAACGCAAGCCTTCAAGGAACGCCCCGCGCTTCGAGCAAAGCTTGAGCAGCTAGAGAAGGCCGACCAGCCTGCAGCCGAGGCTGTCCGCGCACTGCGCGAGCAAGTGAACGAGCTCGAAGCCAACCTCGCTCAGGTCAAGAACTCGAAGAAAGCAATTCCAAAGGGGAAAATGGGTGCGTCCCAAAGAGACGCGCACAAGTCGGAAGAAGAGCGCCTCGGCAAGGCCAAGAAGGAGGCCAAGGAGAATCTGAAGAAGGCCAGGGAAGAGAAGGAACGGCTCAAAGGGGCGATGGCGAACTCCCTTGAGCCATTGAAGAACGCCCTCAAGAAGTGCGACGACCAGATCAAAGCCTTCAAGGACTCCGACGCGAAGATCGTGGCCCGGCATGAAGCGGAGGTAGCGAAGTACCGCGCCCTACGGAAGTTGCTCGATGCTGTGCTCGCGGACAGCGGCAGCCTGAGCCCCGACGCCCTGATGAAATTGCGCGCGCGCCAGGACCTCGCCGATTTCCTCCGTGACGCGACCACTATCGAGTCCCTTCGGCCCGAGTTGACGCGCCCACTGGTCGATGCTTGGTCGATGACCTCGCTCGAAGAGCATCCGGGGCGCCCCGACGTCGACCCGTGGCTGCGAGGCTTTCGGCCGAACGATCCGCCACAGACGACGATACTCTGGCGACGACATCTCCCCGTGCGCGCGGATGAACCCTTCAATGCAAAGGCTGCGAAGCGCTTCTTCGAGGCTGCCCCACCTCACACGAGCGAGCAGCTCGAAACCGAAACGCACCTCGTGATCGATTGGCTCATCGAGCGCGCAGATGCGCTGCGCGGGGCGAATGATGAAGAGGCCGTACTGAACTCGAAGCACGTCGTCGCAATCGCGCTCGGAGCGCGCGGTGAGGTGAGAGGATGGCGAACCCTTGAGCAACTGGCTGCCGCAAAGAGCAAGGGTAGGAAAGAGAGCAAGGAGGCCAAGAAGGACCGCGAGCAAGCCTCGAAGCAGCTCGAGGCATTGTTGGTAGGGACAACACTCATCGTCGACTCGCGTCTCGGCGGTCTCACCGATGGACTCTTGGACGACAAGGCGAAGTTGGCGGATGCCGCAGACGCGGTCTCCACCTGGCTTGCTCGCCCGGACGCTCCAGACGTTCCCGTGACGGGCTTTCGCATCCGTGCCGTGGGCGCCAGCGAAGCGGACGACGCAGCGTGGCGTTCAACGCCCGGCACCGGTTGGGTGCGGCGCCATCTGCTCGTGACGAGCGCGATGAACGGCGAGCCCGCTACCGCACTGGTGGTCGATGGTTGGGCAGGCGATGCCGCGACAGAAGAGGAGCGCGGCGAAGCAGACCGTCCACAGCAGCTCGACGAACACCAGTCCTGGGCAGCAGACTGCGCAAACACGATCGGACGACGGCTGGGCATCGAACAAGCGTGCGTGGACCTCCTCGCCTTGGCCGCTCGTCTTCATGATGAAGGGAAGCGTGCTTCGCAATGGCAGAACGCATTCAAGGCGCCACCCGATGGACGCCCGTATGCAAAGACCAAGGGACCTATCGACTTCGATCTCCTCGACGAGTATCGGCACGAGTTCGGCTCGTTGCCCTACGTGGAAGCGCACGAGAACTTCAAGCAGCTTTCCACGGATGACAGGGACTTTGTTCTTCATCTTGTCGCAGCTCATCATGGCTATGCGCGACCTGTGATTGGTACTCGCGGACGCGACCTTCCCCCACCGGCAATCACTGACGAGTGGGCGCGCGCGGTCGCGCTTCGTTTCTCGCGGCTCTCGCGGCGTTGGGGGCCGTGGGGTCTCGCGTGGTGGGAGGCGCTGCTCCGCTCGGCAGACCAGACCGCGTCGCGTCGCAACCAGCAGGCAGCGACAGCGCAAAAGGAGCAGCCGTGA
- a CDS encoding helix-turn-helix domain-containing protein, with translation MPDEVLTIKELAALLKLAEKTVYAMAQAGEIPAFKIRGQWRIKRTELDQWIDAQPRGGEGGGRGE, from the coding sequence ATGCCTGACGAGGTCCTGACGATCAAGGAGCTCGCCGCGCTGCTCAAGCTCGCGGAGAAGACCGTCTACGCCATGGCCCAGGCCGGCGAGATTCCGGCTTTCAAGATTCGGGGCCAGTGGCGCATCAAGCGTACCGAGCTCGACCAGTGGATCGACGCGCAGCCGCGCGGTGGGGAGGGGGGTGGTCGTGGCGAGTAA
- a CDS encoding recombinase zinc beta ribbon domain-containing protein translates to MDRRPIGARLPRRPPAPRARGRARGGRRREARLRALRAHPVDGAHGAQRLNARGLTLRTRVAEDGTTRGRPFNKNAVHRLLRNPLYVGKVRHNDDLFLGEHEPIVAPDVFERVQRTLDLRAAGAGTRRPRGSESLLTGLLRCLPCDAAMSTSHAYNHKKQRYRYYRCRASQEGLRCPTGLLNANDVEAAVVAQVKALAKSGALRDRILATLAEGDEGEAELVATKDRLEARISELGAEAKRLLGAFSSVDAGGRLLAERLGELERETDKHRAGVADLERRLRACAALRTEGEHVAKLLDAFDEVWEALVPEERREALRALIARVGVDPESGTLRVTFHEPAPPTGPQPTTEATA, encoded by the coding sequence GTGGACCGGCGGCCCATTGGTGCTCGGCTACCGCGTCGACCGCCAGCGCCGCGCGCTCGAGGTCGTGCCCGAGGAGGCCGCCGTCGTGAAGCTCGCCTTCGAGCTCTGCGAGCGCACCCTGTCGATGGCGCTCACGGCGCGCAGCGGCTCAACGCACGCGGGCTCACGCTGCGGACGCGCGTGGCCGAGGACGGCACCACGCGAGGGCGCCCCTTCAACAAGAACGCCGTCCACCGGCTGCTCCGCAACCCGCTCTATGTGGGCAAGGTCCGCCACAACGACGACCTCTTCCTCGGCGAGCACGAGCCCATCGTCGCCCCCGACGTGTTCGAGCGCGTGCAGCGCACCCTAGACCTGCGCGCGGCCGGAGCCGGCACGCGTCGCCCGCGAGGGAGCGAGTCGCTGCTGACGGGGCTGCTCCGCTGTCTGCCCTGCGACGCGGCGATGAGCACGAGCCACGCCTACAACCACAAGAAGCAGCGCTACCGCTACTACCGCTGCCGCGCGTCGCAGGAGGGCCTGCGCTGCCCCACGGGTCTGCTCAACGCGAACGACGTCGAGGCCGCTGTCGTCGCGCAGGTGAAGGCGCTGGCGAAGAGCGGCGCGCTGCGCGATCGGATCCTCGCGACGCTCGCCGAGGGCGACGAGGGCGAGGCCGAGCTGGTCGCGACCAAGGACAGGCTCGAGGCGCGGATCAGCGAGCTCGGCGCCGAGGCGAAGCGCCTGCTCGGTGCCTTCAGCAGCGTCGATGCCGGAGGGCGCCTCCTCGCCGAGCGGCTCGGCGAGCTCGAACGTGAGACCGACAAGCACCGCGCCGGTGTCGCCGACCTCGAGCGGCGTCTGCGCGCCTGCGCCGCGCTCCGCACCGAGGGCGAGCACGTGGCCAAGCTGCTCGATGCCTTCGACGAGGTCTGGGAGGCGCTCGTGCCCGAGGAGCGCCGGGAGGCGCTGCGCGCCCTCATCGCTCGCGTCGGCGTCGACCCCGAGAGCGGCACGCTGCGCGTCACGTTCCACGAGCCCGCGCCGCCGACCGGTCCGCAGCCCACGACGGAGGCCACGGCGTGA
- a CDS encoding DUF2924 domain-containing protein, producing MLCGALHNKTYLFKRIADRMQEQRYGGLSPRAKARAAEFADKAPVRRRPPRNVASVSIVEATARDPRLPPVGTVLRREFRGAVHEVRVLTEGFEYRGERFASLSTLATKIAGSRWNGFLFFKVGAKGAA from the coding sequence TTGTTATGCGGTGCTCTGCATAACAAGACCTACCTCTTCAAGCGCATCGCCGACCGGATGCAGGAGCAGCGCTATGGCGGCCTCTCGCCGAGGGCCAAGGCCCGCGCCGCCGAGTTCGCGGACAAGGCGCCCGTGCGACGACGTCCGCCGCGGAACGTGGCGAGCGTGAGCATCGTCGAGGCGACCGCTCGCGACCCGCGCCTGCCGCCCGTGGGCACGGTGCTGCGCCGCGAGTTCCGCGGCGCGGTCCACGAGGTGCGGGTGCTGACCGAGGGCTTCGAGTACCGCGGCGAGCGCTTCGCGAGCCTCTCGACGCTCGCTACCAAGATCGCCGGCTCGCGCTGGAACGGCTTCTTGTTCTTCAAGGTCGGCGCGAAGGGGGCGGCATGA
- a CDS encoding NUDIX domain-containing protein: MKRLSLSLATATATALALVLGGRADGRQRLATSEARAAHQGQPPVLRLERGPRARPTKVTVAGGILFRRLPTSAGNASGREPRAVLLVLSTKGRWGFPKGHVDPGEKPRSAAGRELREETGLGATAGGRVGGYRLGHDGKRRFYLMRPLDDGLLGNEDSFQPPAAARQEIRTCAWVDTLTAQDRLGRRDRRMLEKALARDSESRTPWGVARETTHQPWIEIRAGKAPPAGPLKQLSRTLH; the protein is encoded by the coding sequence TTGAAGCGCCTCAGCCTCAGCCTCGCCACCGCCACCGCCACCGCCCTCGCCCTCGTCCTCGGGGGCCGCGCTGACGGCCGTCAGCGTCTGGCCACCAGCGAAGCCCGGGCAGCCCACCAAGGACAACCTCCAGTGCTGCGGCTCGAGCGCGGGCCACGAGCTCGCCCGACGAAGGTGACGGTAGCGGGCGGCATCTTGTTCCGTCGCCTCCCGACCTCCGCAGGCAACGCTTCGGGGCGCGAGCCGCGCGCGGTACTGCTGGTGCTTTCGACGAAAGGGAGGTGGGGATTTCCCAAGGGTCATGTCGATCCCGGCGAGAAGCCCAGATCGGCCGCAGGGCGCGAGCTGCGCGAGGAGACCGGGCTGGGCGCAACAGCAGGAGGCAGGGTCGGAGGTTACCGTTTGGGGCACGACGGAAAGCGCCGATTCTACTTGATGCGCCCGCTCGACGACGGCCTATTGGGCAACGAGGACAGCTTTCAGCCCCCTGCGGCCGCCCGCCAGGAGATCCGCACCTGCGCCTGGGTGGACACCCTGACGGCCCAAGACCGCCTGGGGCGGCGCGACAGGCGGATGCTGGAGAAGGCGCTGGCGCGCGACTCCGAAAGTCGGACTCCTTGGGGCGTGGCGCGCGAGACGACCCACCAACCGTGGATCGAGATCCGGGCTGGGAAAGCGCCACCAGCTGGGCCGCTGAAGCAACTCTCGCGCACGCTCCACTGA
- a CDS encoding SDR family oxidoreductase — protein sequence MGHLKNKVALITGGSRGIGAAIARRFAKEGADVVITYVDGAARAQQVVADVKAAGVRGLAIRADAVDAAAVQAAIAQTRRDFDRLDILVNNAGIYTTAPLTETSDEAFDRMVAVNVRAPFVAAREAARLMGQGGRIINIGSLLGESVPFPGLTAYSMSKFALAGMTRAWARDLGPRGITVNIIQPGPVDTELNPANGPSSEAQKGFTVLGRFGTAEEVAAAAAYLASAEAAFVTGATINVTGGLGV from the coding sequence ATGGGACATTTGAAGAACAAGGTTGCCCTGATCACCGGCGGCAGCCGCGGTATCGGCGCGGCGATCGCCCGACGCTTTGCCAAGGAGGGCGCTGATGTCGTGATCACCTACGTCGATGGTGCGGCACGGGCGCAGCAGGTGGTCGCTGACGTCAAGGCTGCTGGCGTGCGCGGCCTGGCGATCCGGGCCGACGCCGTGGACGCGGCGGCCGTTCAGGCGGCCATCGCGCAGACCCGTCGCGACTTCGATCGGCTCGACATCCTCGTCAACAACGCCGGCATCTACACGACGGCGCCGCTGACCGAGACCAGCGACGAGGCCTTCGATCGGATGGTGGCGGTGAACGTACGGGCACCCTTCGTCGCCGCGCGCGAGGCGGCCCGCCTGATGGGCCAGGGTGGACGGATCATCAACATCGGCAGCTTGCTCGGCGAGAGCGTGCCCTTTCCCGGGCTGACCGCCTACAGCATGAGCAAGTTCGCGCTGGCCGGGATGACCCGCGCCTGGGCTCGCGACCTCGGACCGCGCGGCATCACGGTCAACATCATCCAGCCCGGGCCGGTCGACACCGAGCTCAACCCAGCCAACGGCCCCTCCTCCGAGGCGCAGAAAGGATTCACCGTCCTCGGGCGCTTCGGAACCGCTGAGGAGGTCGCAGCCGCTGCCGCCTACCTGGCGAGCGCGGAGGCCGCCTTCGTTACCGGTGCGACGATCAACGTGACCGGCGGTCTCGGCGTCTGA
- a CDS encoding pseudouridylate synthase, giving the protein MSATHHEAARDPAPASTIGEAGEQRAMEATRPLRVLYEDASLVAIAKPAGAVVHRTRGAAEAPILISMLSDQLGARVFPLHRLDRQTSGVMVFARSSTDAARLAEDLRAHRWRKTYLALCRGPLRSAIEVDHPVPEGEKRRPARTCFEPLETFCGRFTLARATPLTGRRHQVRYHCKHLRHPIVGDTNYGQGPINRFFRETFSLHRLFLHAESLELTHPRRLATIAITCPLDQALQDVLSALRAHSGPVP; this is encoded by the coding sequence ATGAGCGCGACCCATCACGAAGCGGCGCGCGATCCGGCGCCCGCGAGCACCATCGGCGAGGCTGGCGAGCAACGAGCCATGGAGGCTACGCGGCCGTTGCGGGTCTTGTACGAGGATGCGTCGCTGGTCGCGATCGCCAAGCCCGCGGGCGCGGTCGTGCACAGGACGCGCGGCGCCGCGGAGGCGCCGATCCTGATCAGCATGCTCAGCGACCAGCTCGGCGCGCGCGTCTTTCCGCTGCACCGCCTCGACCGACAGACCTCGGGCGTGATGGTCTTTGCCAGGTCGTCGACGGACGCCGCGCGGCTGGCCGAGGACCTGCGCGCGCACCGCTGGCGTAAGACCTATCTCGCGCTATGCCGCGGGCCGCTGCGCTCGGCGATCGAGGTCGACCATCCGGTGCCAGAGGGGGAGAAACGCCGGCCGGCCCGCACCTGCTTCGAGCCGCTCGAGACCTTCTGCGGCCGTTTCACGCTGGCCCGCGCGACGCCGCTGACGGGGCGCCGCCACCAGGTGCGCTACCACTGCAAGCACCTGCGTCACCCGATCGTGGGTGACACCAACTACGGCCAGGGGCCAATCAACCGGTTCTTTCGCGAGACCTTCTCGCTTCATCGGCTCTTTCTGCACGCCGAGAGCCTGGAACTGACACATCCGCGTCGCCTCGCCACGATCGCGATCACCTGTCCACTCGACCAGGCCCTGCAGGACGTGCTGAGCGCGCTGCGCGCCCACTCGGGCCCAGTCCCCTGA
- a CDS encoding MFS transporter, whose protein sequence is MSSGGKLPRTVVGLGFVSLFTDVSSEAIFPLLPGFLTMLGASNALIGLIEGVADLVASLLKYLAGWLADRRARLKPLILLGYGISTVVRPLVAFALVPWHVLAVRIGDRVGKGVRTSPRDALIAAAAEPPMRARAYGFHRAMDHGGAAIGTLLGAGLLWRLGATSAEAATADQLRTVFLWAAVPGVFAMIALALTREAPRPAPLGAAIGPTPALPPALKRALLPVALFAFANATDAFILVKAARLGASPIAAPLLWLALHVVKASTATAGGRLADRHGRRNALAFGWAVYALTWSAVGLAESLPLILLLAAIYGSSHGLVEGAEKALIAELAGGAGKGKAFGVYNLLIGLAALAASTTFGLVWDRFGSAVAFVGSGLMALLAAALLLVVVADAPSR, encoded by the coding sequence GTGAGCAGCGGCGGCAAGCTCCCCCGGACCGTGGTCGGTCTCGGCTTCGTGAGCCTCTTCACGGACGTCTCCAGCGAAGCGATCTTCCCCCTGCTTCCCGGGTTTCTGACGATGCTCGGGGCGTCGAATGCCCTGATCGGCTTGATCGAAGGGGTCGCTGACCTCGTCGCTAGCCTGCTCAAGTACCTGGCGGGATGGCTCGCCGATCGCCGCGCCCGGCTGAAGCCGCTGATCCTGCTCGGCTATGGGATCTCCACCGTGGTTCGACCGCTGGTCGCCTTCGCGCTCGTTCCCTGGCACGTGCTGGCGGTGCGGATCGGCGATCGCGTCGGCAAGGGCGTACGCACAAGCCCGCGCGATGCGCTGATCGCCGCCGCCGCCGAGCCGCCGATGCGCGCGCGCGCCTACGGGTTCCACCGCGCCATGGACCACGGCGGGGCGGCCATCGGCACGCTGCTCGGCGCCGGCCTGCTCTGGCGACTGGGCGCGACGAGCGCTGAAGCGGCCACGGCCGACCAGCTCCGGACGGTGTTTCTCTGGGCGGCCGTGCCGGGCGTATTTGCGATGATCGCCCTGGCCCTCACCCGCGAGGCGCCGAGGCCGGCTCCGCTGGGCGCGGCGATCGGACCGACGCCGGCGCTGCCTCCCGCGCTCAAGCGGGCGCTGCTGCCAGTGGCGCTCTTCGCCTTCGCCAACGCCACCGACGCCTTCATCCTCGTCAAGGCTGCGCGCCTCGGCGCCTCACCCATCGCGGCGCCGCTGCTCTGGCTGGCGCTCCACGTCGTCAAGGCGAGCACGGCCACCGCGGGAGGCCGTCTCGCCGATCGCCACGGGCGGCGCAATGCGCTGGCCTTCGGCTGGGCCGTCTACGCCCTCACCTGGTCCGCGGTCGGCCTCGCTGAGAGCCTCCCCCTGATCCTCCTGCTCGCGGCGATCTACGGCAGCTCCCACGGGCTCGTGGAGGGCGCCGAGAAGGCCCTGATCGCGGAGCTCGCTGGCGGCGCGGGAAAGGGCAAGGCCTTCGGCGTCTACAACCTGCTGATCGGCCTCGCCGCGCTCGCCGCGAGCACGACCTTCGGCCTCGTCTGGGATCGCTTTGGCAGCGCAGTGGCCTTCGTCGGCTCGGGGCTCATGGCGCTCTTGGCCGCCGCGCTCTTGCTCGTGGTCGTCGCCGATGCCCCATCGCGATGA